A single window of Jaculus jaculus isolate mJacJac1 chromosome 14, mJacJac1.mat.Y.cur, whole genome shotgun sequence DNA harbors:
- the LOC123454796 gene encoding peptidoglycan recognition protein 1-like has protein sequence MAPLVYTRRQQEAGPGAEANPRAPPSLRSPQRKVPRPGVGRGAPPPGMSTSLAVAAGALLALLGLGACCSPVVARSAWQARAPGCSQRLQHPLRYVVVSHTAGSPCHSPASCQQQARIVQHYHQQTLGWCDVGYNFLIGEDGNVYEGRGWNIKGAHTGPTWNPISIGITFMGNYMERVPPKRALQAALNLLDCGVARGFLRPKYEVKGHRDVQQTLSPGDQLYEAIQSWPHYRE, from the exons ATGGCGCCTCTGGTGTATACG AGGAGGCAGCAGGAAGCCGGGCCCGGGGCTGAAGCAAACCCGAGGGCCCCTCCGTCCCTCCGGTCCCCGCAGAGAAAAGTCCCCAGGCCCGGGGTGGGGCGCGGCGCACCCCCACCCGGCATGTCCACCTCCTTGGCCGTGGCGGCCGGCGCGCTTCTGGCCCTGCTCGGGCTGGGCGCGTGCTGCAGCCCCGTCGTGGCCCGCAGCGCGTGGCAGGCGCGGGCGCCCGGGTGCTCGCAGCGCCTCCAGCACCCGCTCCGCTACGTGGTGGTCTCGCACACGGCGGGCAGCCCCTGCCACAGCCCGGCCTCCTGCCAGCAGCAGGCCCGCATCGTGCAGCACTACCACCAGCAGACGCTGGGCTGGTGCGACGTGGGCTACaa CTTCCTGATTGGAGAGGACGGGAATGTGTATGAAGGTCGTGGCTGGAACATCAAGGGTGCCCACACAGGTCCCACCTGGAACCCCATATCTATTGGCATCACCTTCATGGGCAACTACATGG AGAGGGTGCCTCCAAAACGCGCcctccaggctgccttgaacCTGCTGGACTGTGGCGTGGCTCGGGGGTTCCTGAGACCCAAGTATGAGGTGAAGGGACACCGCGACGTGCAGCAGACGCTCTCCCCAGGAGACCAGCTCTACGAAGCCATTCAGAGTTGGCCGCACTACCGCGAGTGA